gggggtggtgggggggagaaagatagacacctgcagacctgcttcaccgcctgtgaagcgactcccctgcaggtggggagccgggggctcaaactgggatccttactcagtccttgacccactgcgctaccacctgactcccaggttgactgttatttttatttttttttagtatttatttatttatttcctttttgttgcccttgttgtttttttattgttgtagtagttattgttgttgatgtcgtcgttgttggataggacagagaggaatgtagagaggagaagaagacaggaggagagaaagatagacacctgcagacctgctttaccacctgtgaagcaaaacccctacaggtgggggccttggaccgggatccttccactggtcctagcactttgcgccacaggcgcttaacccgctgcgctaccacccgactcccggttgacttatttctataaataaataaatatatatatatattccccccccatggtcttgccttttcttttttcttttctttctttttttttttttttttaaccagagcactactcagctgatttatggtggtgcaggggctttggagcctcaggacaaatgtctgtttgtgtaaccattatgctatctacccctgccctggtcTTGCCTTTTCTGAGTCAcaactactacttctgagtatcctacctttttttccccctcttcatcAAATCCTGATGTAATTGGAACTCTCTCTCTGGTCATTTTCTTCTAaaatttacctctctgggagtatgaatcaaagtttttatgtggtacagaaggtgggcgttttggcttctgtagttgcttctccactggacatgggtgttggcagtcaattcatacccccagcctgtttctgtctttccctagtgctttgattttttttttttttaattttattgtattgggtggaggtagatagcataatggttatgcaaagagactctcatgcctgaggctcccaagtcccaagttcaacccactataaaccagagctgagcagtgatatatatatatatatatatatatagtatttattatttattagatagtgactgagacacacacacacttgcaacaCAGctgtgccactcatgaagctacccccctgcaggtggaaactaggggcttgatcctgggtacttgcacattgtaattaatacatgagcttaaccaggtgtgccaccacccggccccataaataaatctttatatatatatatttctaaagtTCACATCCGATGAATGGCCTCATCTATTCCTGTTCTGttgtatcttcttttctttttttttgccttcagggttatcgctggggcctggtgccagcactacaaatccactgctcctgggggctatttttcccattttgctgcccctcttgttgttactgttgttggacaggacagagagaaatcgagagaggaggaaagaaagacactgcagacctgcttcaccacttgcgaagcgacccccccacacacacacctgcaggtggggagctggaggctcaaaccgcgacccttaagctggtccgtgcactttgcgtcatgtgcgcttaacccactgcactaccgcccagccccctattgtATCTTCAATAGTAGTAGTACTATTCCTCCTGCCCAGTCATCAGCAGGCTCTGGCACAATAGGTGAATGGCATCTCCTTGAAGGAGTAACTGTGAACCTCCCTTCTCTGATTTGCAGAAAGTGCACCTTTGACATGTTCAACTTCCTGGCTTCTCAGCACCGAGTGCTCCCTGAGGGAGCCACCTGTGATGAGGAAGAAGATGAAGTGCAGCTCAGGTCAACCAGGTATGGAGAGCAGGTTGGGGTACTGGAGATAGTCTATAAGGGTTCTTCCTAAAGATGTGACCAGAGACATGAGTTGCACCTGGGTATCAGCCTGTGTGACACTACTGTCCCCCACCAGACGGGCCACTAGCCTGGAGCTACCCATGGCCATGCGCTTTCGCCACCTCAAGAAGACATCCAAAGAAGCCGTGGGTGTCTACAGGTTAGTGAGGCCCAGGAGAGGATGCCCCTTGGGTGGATGGACAGGCACCCTGGTTTGGGGCTGTGTTCTGTTACTCTACTGAGTTTTCCCTACTCTGTAGATCTGCCATCCATGGGCGGGGCCTGTTCTGTAAGCGCAACATTGATGCTGGCGAGATGGTCATTGAGTACTCTGGTATTGTCATTCGCTCTGTGCTGACTGACAAACGGGAGAAGTTCTACGATGGGAAGGTAGGTTTCACCACCATGGGAACAACATGAGTGAAACAGGgccaggcatgggaatagagcaCTTGACTGCCCCCACCCTGTCCCTGTAGGGCATTGGGTGCTACATGTTCCGCATGGATGACTTTGATGTGGTGGATGCCACGATGCATGGTAATGCCGCCCGATTCATCAACCACTCCTGTGAGCCCAACTGCTTCTCTCGAGTCATTCACGTGGAAGGCCAGAAGCACATTGTCATCTTCGCCTTGCGCCGCATCCTTCGTGGTGAGGAGCTCACCTATGACTACAAGTTCCCCATTGAGGATGCCAGCAACAAGCTGCCCTGCAACTGTGGCGCCAAGCGCTGCCGTCGGTTTCTTAACTGAAGCCGTGGCTGCCTCCCATAACCCCCTATAAATCCTCCTGCCATCTTGCTCCTAGCCTAGGGGCTCCTTGGTTCCCCCCAGAGCATCTCACCCCCACCTGTGTGTTCAGGGTGGATGTGGGCATGCAGGTGGCAAGGGCCCTGCCTCCAACCCTTCAGTCCATCCAGCAATCGCCCCCTACTTGTCCCAGGGGGGGCTCAGGATGTAGATACTGTACAAAAGTTTCTAAATCCCTTCTTTTCTAtgcactttttttatttaagagggtGGGATCCCAGGTGGGAACCCCTCCACAATAAAGTCTGTCAATGTTTGGAGAGGTGGTTCTTTCCTTTGTGTGACCCAGGGGGAAAGGGAGCGGGATTAGAAGCTGTTACTTGATCCTGAGCCAAGAAAAAAAGCCCATCAGCTTCACTAGGTAGGTGAGAAGCCATCTTTCAAGATTAAGGTTTCAGAGAAACAGGTGTCTATCAATAATTTTCCAAGCTGGAACCCAGCTGAGTCTCTGTGGAGGGCTGCTTCTCTCAGAACTGGTTGCCCAGAAGCACCTGAGTCCTGCACCACATCTGGTGTTGAGTAAATAGTGGAATGGGCCTTTTTCTTGGGGGAAGGGGGTGTGGGTCTACTACATTTTGAGCCAACTAAGACTGTTTCAAGAGGGCCCCTTAATGAGGCCCAGAGGTGGCAAGCACTTTATTTCaaggaagttttatttttattgagtatTAGATAATTTAATACCCAGATCAGCTAAGCTTCGACAGCACCTGCAGTGCATCTGTCTGCCCTAGTTGGGCCAGGTGTGTGCCAAACTCCAGAGAGGCAGAGGTGTCCCTTGTCACTACCACCTCTATAAGGGCCTACAGAGGTGAACAAGTAGGTCGAAGCGAGTAGGCAAAGGTGGACCAGGCCGCAGGCAGTCCATATCTTGCAGCCAGGTGTGGAGTAGTGCCACAGCCCATTCCTCCACCTGGCCCAGGCTCTGGGTCCAGCAGCACCATTAGctcctccagcacttccagcTCATCCAAGAGGTGAGACAGGGGCTTTGATGCCAAACCGGTCAgctctaggacagagaaaatggtcaGGGAAGAAAGAATCCACTTAGAACCCatcacctctttccctttcttggcATGGCCTCAACTAACCCGTCTATTAGAATAGAGAGCTGGGAgacctctctgcctccagggatcTCAGTGAGGAGGCCAGAGTGTATGGGTTGAGGTTATTGCAAACCAAACTAGGACAGGGGTGGGACGGACTCTTGTCCTGGTGCCAGCGCCAGCAGTAGCAAAGAGGCAGGCAGAATGAGCAGAAGGATCACTACTGTGGTGACGAACAGAGCCAGCAGCAGTGGCAGAACAGAACTCGGCGAGGTAGAATGGACGTTTTCAGTGGAAATCCTGGACGTCTCCTGGGGGCAGGGCCCCTTGGTAGGGACAGGCCTCTGGAAAGGCGGGAAGGGTGCAGGTCGGAGTAAAGCGGAAGACAAGCCCCACCCACTTCCAACCCCTCAGTTTAAAGCTCTCCCATCGTTACACACCCCACAGTGGGGCCACATCCTACCTGATCCAGCCCCTCCCGAATACTTTAACCCAAGCTGGTCACCTCCCGAtcctctccccccgccccaccttcCGCAAGTGCCCGTTTGCTGGGAACCCCGGTGGCCCAAGCAGCACCTAGGCAGCGACGCCCACTCCGGCCGCCGCTCCCCGCCGGAACGGGGGCCGCGGCTCCGCCGCCACAGGGGCTACACAGCTCAGCGTAATGGAGGTTGCACTGCCCCGGAGGGCACTTTTTAAAGGGCGTCGTTAAGAGATCATCGAAATCGTTGGGCCCGCAGTTTTCCGCAAACTCGAACCTAGAGAGATCGGATTTTGAGCTTGGCCGCCAGGTCCCGCCCCGCGCAGAGCGGCTTCCCCGCAGCCCTATCCcggcaggccccgcccccgcgcaGAGCGGCTTCCCCGCAGCCCTATccccgcaggccccgcccccgcgcaGAGCGGCTTCCCCGCAGCCTTATcccgccaggccccgcccccgcgccTCCCACCCCTAGCGCCCTTCCACCAGCCCCGCCCATCTCGCCCAGCCGGGCTCGAAACCAGCAGGTCCCGCCCCTTTCAGGCGCCGGCTTGGGTGCTGCTCTGCCCACACTGGTTTAACCACAGCCGCCCACGGCTTCCTCATGCCCAACCGGACACAGCGCCCCCCCCCGCCCTTTGCAGTGGCTCAGAAGAGTGGGTTCACTCTTCATGTACTCAACCCCCAATGTCCCCCTCACACCTTATTAACCCGTCTGCCTGGACACACGATCTTGCCAGGTCCCTGCCCCTCACCCGGGCAGTAGGGCGGTCCGAAGCGCTGCAGGCAGCTGCCGCAGCACAGGTTGTCAGGGTTCCAGCACTCCAAGTGGCCACAGTATTTGGAAGCCTCCGGCGACTCCGCCCGGGCCGGGAACAGCGCCGCCTTCAGGAAGAGGAATCTGGGCCCCAAGAGGATGGACCTCTGCATCCTGTGGAGTCGAGAGCGCCTCTGTGTCACACCCCCTCTGTAGCACTTTCGAGGAAAAGAGGACAGAAGGAGGAAGCAGTGGATGAGGGGGCATAGGATCCTAAGACTTCTTCCCTCAGGATCAACAGCTGTCAGTTTAGCTTCGTCAGGTCTCAAGGTGGCTTGAGTGAGGACTATAGTGCCTGGCTGTGGATTCATATTACATATCTGCTGTTTTTCCACCCTCTTTTGCCCATCTAGAAACTGGAATAGTAATAGCACCTCTTAGGATTATTGTGGAGAATTAAAATCGTTATTAGAAGTAAAGTCTTAGAGCAGCACTTGGCATACTGTAAATTTAATCCAGTTCCCAAGTCAGAGAGCTGGCACAAGAGGACCCAGCCCTCACCCAAATGGTCCCCAACTCCTATTGTCCTTACCTTAGCTCCTAACTACAATCTCTTCTTGGCTAGGAACCCTCCAGTCTGCCATAATCAGgattcttagaggaaaatgcTGAGGTTCCTAGCACAAGGGTATTGGATCCCTAGAACTACTTAGTTCTGAGCTATTTGAAGTTCCTCCTCTGAGGTTGTGGTCAAAAGCCCAACTCTACTTCCCCTATTGTCAGGAGAGATGGGGGGTGTGCAAAGGAAATCAACCCACAGCTCGGTTGAAAGCTAGCAGACCACAGCAAATCAAACCTTTATTAGGAGAGGAACACTAAAAGTCCCCAAGTTAAAGATGACATTATGGAGCCACTGCAGCATTTGGGGAGTTAAGAAGCTTCCAGGAGAGGTCCTGGCCAGGAACTGTGGACCTGTCAGGGGTAGAAAGAAAGCTAGCTATAGGAAGAGGAggtacagcataatgattatgcaagactttcctgcttgagactctgaggtcccaggttcaatcccccgcaacaCCATTAGTCAGAGTTGAGCTATGCTCTGgcccttctctgtatctttctctctgtgtttctttaaattgaataaaacattttttttttcctccaaggttattgctggggcacggtgcctgcaccacgaatccactgctcctggaggccattttttcccttttgttgccctagctgtttgttttttatcgttgttgtagttattattatcactgttattgatgtcatcattgctggataggacagagagaaatggaaagaggagggaaagatagacacctgctgacctgcttcaccaccttcgaAGCaaatggggggctcgaaccgggatcctcgaaccgggatcctcataccagtccctgcgctttgcccaacccgctgcactaccacccgaccccctgaataaaacatttttaaaaagaaaagaagcatgaacaaactattgtatttactgttgaatgtaaaacattaattccccaataaagaaataaatttaaaaaaagaaaaagaaaaaaagaaagaaagctatcaaAGGGTTGGGgtaattagcataatggttatgcaagcagactctcatgcctgaggctccaaaatcccatgttcaatcccctgcaccaccataaaccagagctgagcagtgctcggtgtttctctctctctctctaaaaaaaatatatattaaagaaaaaagctaTCAGAAGTGATCACATTGGTCTAGGAATGGAGGAAAGCCTGGGCCTAGGTTTAGCATTCAGGCAGGGGTTAGGGGTGGAACTTAGGTGCTGTGTTTGTGATTAATTAGGTACAGGCCTAATGCTAGGGAGCAACACAAAAGTCTTGGGGCACTGTTATGAGGGCATGGGGTCAAGTTAATCTTCAGATAAAGGAGCCTTAGGTTATGAGAAATTTTGgcagactggtcctaaaataccTGTAGAGTTGCCGGCGAGGCCCAGGAGATGGGTTGCAGGTATGAAGTTGCAGAAACCAATTCAGGTACATGTTTTGGATTGAGGATGACTGGAAGAGGCCATTGTCATTGACACCAACACACACaggaacctgggatttcaggttCCTACGTTGTACTGCTGATAGCATGATTTCTGGATACCATTGACATTCAAAGCCTGTCACTGAACCAGAAGTTACTGAATTCAGCCACTACCTACTCTGTGGCCTCCTCATACTGCAACTGAGGGGAAAGTTGGTCAGAGCCCCTATCCAGACTGAGAAATCTAGAAGGTACCAGTTGACACCTCAGTTTGTCATACTATTCCTGCACCTTCACATTGCTGCTCATGTGACCTGGAGGAAGGAGCAGGGTGGAATACAAGAACGGCTTGCTGGAAGCTGCCTGCTCTGCTCTCCATGACAAGTCCCTCACTCACAGAGCAGTTTGGGGGTGGAAGAGTATAGTGTGGTTGCCAATACATCCCTAGATTGAATTATACTAGAGTCTGAACAGAATTTCAAAGGTGCCTGAGCCTAAAGGGTGAGGTTGCATGCAAACGGGTAGGGAATAAAGGGTAGGGCTGAgacatctcttcttttttttttctttctctcactcttttttttaatatttacttattcactcccttttgttgcccttgttttattgtggtacttattcttgttgtcgtcgttgatggataggacagagaaatggagagaggaggggaagacagaaaagggggagagaaagacagacacctgcagacctgcttcactgcttgtgaagcgactcccctgcaggtggggagccggggtcttgaactgggatccttccgcctgtccttgcactttgcgccacctgcacttaacccgctgcgctaccgccttattcccttccttttttatcagagcactgctcagctctggtttatgattgtgCAAGGGGATTgggcctgggacttcggagccttaggcttgaatgtctttttgcataactattaagctatcCTTACCCAAGCCTAAACATCTTGTGTCCTGCAGTGATGATCCTTAAGGAAACCAGATTATCCTTGCAGAATAATATGtatttatggggggaggggagcgcGTGGGACCAAATTCCTAGGAGGCAAGCCTTGATGGGGGGGTGAATGCAGAGATCTTGcaataaagacaaaacaaaaaagcaaacaaaaaagaaagaaaaataagcaagTAAACTTTCTAAGACTTTAGGAGAGGGAAAggtgggggacacagaatttggtggtaggtgtagtgtgtaattttacaatcttgtagcccactattaaatttaaaaaatgacagggGGAAAAATGCTAGGATGGGCCTTAAAAATCCAGAgagaaggtggtccaggaggtggcgcagtggataaagcattgtactctcaagcagaaggttccaagttcaatccctggcagcacatgtaccagagtgatgtctggtcctttctctctctcctgtctttctcattaataaatgaatagaatatttcttttttaaaaatccagaaaaAGCGGGAGCTCATGAAGATCAACAGAGTAGCAAACAGTAAGGGCCAAGGGGCGCTAACCCCTCAGGCTCAGTGCCTGGCTCTCCAGGCTGAAAGTCGTTTTGTGATGCCGGGAGTATTTGTCCCGTGCAGGCAGACAGGATCTTACAGTAATAAGAACAGTTAACCCTGGGAGGGGTGCCACGACAGAGGTGGACCGACCGAAAGCCTGACACCCCGGGTACAATGCCCTTGCCGCCCGGCCACCCGACGGCCCACTCCCTGCGCATCCTCTCCCACTCGGTCCAGCCCAGATCCCAGACGCTAAACACCCAGCCTTTGTATTCCAGCCTTCCAACTGTCCACGGCCCGCGCAACTTCCGTTTCTCGAGAGCACTGGGAAGTGTAGTTCGTAGCGGACTTAGCGCGTCACGCGCGCGGAGACGCCTTAGTGCGCCTGCGCGTCGGAGGCCGACGCTCCCAAATTTCACCTTCAGGAGGCCCATGTCCGCGCAAGCGCACACGGTCATCTCACCGAAACACTACAACCTCCAGAGACGCTTGCGGCTGGTCCCCCAAACGTCCGTGGCTGAGAGTGCCCAAGGCGTCAAGCCGGAGGAAGTCCACTCCCCGAGTGAGTTGAGGGTCTCTGCGCACCCCAGTCAACTCAAGCAGCGTCTTAATCCCGCCAGTTGTGGGTAGAAGGGTCTCGGAGGGGTGTTTTTCCAGGAGAGCGGCCCGTCAGTTTCCCACCGTTTCGCCGGGATCGGGGCGTGGTCGTTCACGTCTAGGCCGGGGTCTTGCCTCCCAGACGCCCGCGACGACCCAGCCTCAGCGCAGCTATGAACCTGGAGCGGGTGTCCAACGAGGAGAAACTGAACCTGTGTCGGAAGTACTATCTGGGTAAGGGCTGAGCTCCTGGGGTCCCCAGAGGAAAGCGATCGGACTGGAATGCCCGAGGAGGGAGCACTTGGGGGTCTGAGGGGTGAAGCGGCGGGGACGCTCGGGCCTGAGGACGGACCCCGAGTGTTGTTAAATTCGGGGGCTCCAGAACACCAACACCCGAGCCCTGAGGAGGAAGGAGGCAGGAACGTCAAATCCTGGGCCCCCAAaggagtgggaactggggggccgGTTTCCTGGTGCTGAGAGGATGGGTGGAGGAATCAGATTCCTGATTCTCTGAAGGCAGCGACCTCGAGGTAGACAGTAGGGAGGACCTTGTTGCATTATGCTCTAGATATTTCTTGTGTTTTCCTCTAGGTGGGTTcgcttttctcccttttctctggtTGGTCAACATCTTCTGGTTCTTCCGAGAAGCCTTCCTTGTCCCAGCTTACACTGAGCAGAGCCAAATCAAAGGCTGTGAGTCCAGGGCACATGGTCACctgtggtggggagggaggaatggGGACCCTTGGTGGCAGGGAATGTTGGAGGTtctagaattctctctctctctttttaaccaatttatttattgagacagaaaattgagagaggagggggaagagagagacagagagacacctgcagcaccatttcactgttcctgaagctttccccttgtaggtagggatcaaggtttgaacctgggtccattattggatagacacagaaattgagaggggaggaggaggtagaggaggagaaagaaaggcccgtagtcctgcttcaccacttgtgaagctttccccctgcaggtggggaccaggggcttgaacctgggtccttgtgcacagtaatgtgtgcttaactaggtagcCTACCGCCCGCCCCACCCCTAGAATTCTCTATGGAAGAGAAGACCAGGAGGGAGATCAGAGTTGATGCAGGCCAGCCTTCCACAATCCTGTTTTCTTACAGATGTCTGGCGCTCAGCTGTGGGCTTCCTCTTCTGGGTGATTGTACTTGCCACCTGGATCACCATCTTCCAGATCTACCGGCCCCGGTGGGGCGCCCTTGGAGACTACCTCTCTTTCACTATACCACTGGGTAGCCCCTGACAACTTCTGTACAGACTTCTGTAGACCTGTTCATTCTCCTAGGATGGGTTTCTCTACTTTATATCGACTTTTCACACCCCTAAGGTTTGTTCTCATATCTTTTACTgacatctcccaataaagaaccCTAATTCTCTATATTGACTCTTTGGAATTTTTTTGGAGAATGAAGCATACAATGATTACTACTATTCAGACACATTCTGTGAATGCTTACTTTGTGCTCTGCTTACTGTTTCCCacattattttactttcttc
The DNA window shown above is from Erinaceus europaeus chromosome 2, mEriEur2.1, whole genome shotgun sequence and carries:
- the IGFLR1 gene encoding LOW QUALITY PROTEIN: IGF-like family receptor 1 (The sequence of the model RefSeq protein was modified relative to this genomic sequence to represent the inferred CDS: substituted 1 base at 1 genomic stop codon), with protein sequence MQRSILLGPRFLFLKAALFPARAESPEASKYCGHLECWNPDNLCCGSCLQRFGPPYCPELTGLASKPLSHLLDELEVLEELMVLLDPEPGPGGGMGCGTTPHLAARYGLPAAWSTFAYSLRPTCSPLXALIEVVVTRDTSASLEFGTHLAQLGQTDALQVLSKLS
- the PSENEN gene encoding gamma-secretase subunit PEN-2, with translation MNLERVSNEEKLNLCRKYYLGGFAFLPFLWLVNIFWFFREAFLVPAYTEQSQIKGYVWRSAVGFLFWVIVLATWITIFQIYRPRWGALGDYLSFTIPLGSP